In Planctomycetota bacterium, the DNA window CGACACCGACATCGGCGCCTTCGTCTCGATCGCGCCGTTCGGCATCATCGGCCCGCCGTCGCACCCCATCGATCGTGTTTCGACGCACCCGGCGTTCTACCTCGCCAACGATCGACTGGCGTACGACTTCGTCGAAACGCCCAGCGACCCGTCGGCCGGCGAGCGCACGCGGATCGGCAGCGACGTGTGGATCGGCGCCCACGTGGTCGCCCGCCGCGGCGTCACCATCGGCCACGGCGCCATCATCGGGGCGGGGGCGGTCGTCGTCCGCGACGTACCGCCGTACGCCATCGCGGGCGGGGTGCCGGCACGGGTCATCCGACTGCGGTTCGACGAGCGGACGATCGAGCGGCTGCTGGAACTGGAATGGTGGAACAAGGAGCCGGCGTGGCTGCGGGAGCACGCGTCGGAGTTCGTGCGCGGACCATCGGCGTTGTTCGACGCCCTCGGAGCCGGCACGGGGGACTAGCGCACCGTGGTGCAGGGGGACGAACCTTGGGCCAGATGTACTACCGAAGCGTCGCCGACATGAACGAGGTCATCCTCCGCGGGCTGCCGCGCATACCCCAGGAGATCGACCTCGTCGTCGGCATCCCGCGGAGCGGCCTGCTGGCGGCCAACATGGTGTCGCTCTACATGAATCGCCCGCTGACCGACCTCAAGGGGCTGGAGGAGGGCCGGTTGCTCGGCAAGGGCAAGCGCCGCATCCCGGGCTACGACGACATCGCCATCGAGAACGCCAAGCGCATCTTGGTCGTGGACGACTGCGTCAGCCAGGGCACCGAGATGAACCGGGCCCGCGAGTACATCCGCGGGCTGGGCCTGGCCGACAAGGCGATCTTCCTGACGGTGTTCAGCTTCCCCGAGCACCCCGAGGCCGCCGACATCGTGCTGCAGGAGATCCCAAGGCCCATGTGCTTCCAGTGGTCCTTCCTGCACACGCGCGAGCTGGCGGCGTTCGCGTTGGATATCGACGGGCTCATCTGCCGGGACGCGACAAAGGAAGAGGACGACGACGGCGAGCGATACCTGCGATTCCTCGAGCACGCCGACCCTCTGCTGCTGCCCACCATGCCCGTCGGCTGGCTGGTAACCAGCCGGCTGGAAAAGTACCGCCCCCAGACCGAGGCGTGGATGCGGCGGCACAACGTCGAGTACGACAAGCTCATCATGCTCGACGTGCCCACCAAGGCCGATCGCGAGCGGCCCGGATTCCACGCGCAGTACAAGGCCGACGCCTACAAGGCCATCGACGCCAAGCTGTTCGTCGAGAGCTCGGCGGGCCTCGCCGACGAGATCGCCCGCCTATCGGGCAAGCCGGCGATGTGCCTGACGAGCAATCGCGTCATTGGCTCGCCCGAGATGGAGAGACGCGAGGCGGCAATGCTCCGCCGGCGACACCTGATCCGGCGGATGAGATCGCGAATCAAGCGGACCGTGCTCGGCCGCGGACGGCGCTAGGCCGGCTACCCCCAACCGGATGCACGCAGGCAGTATGGACGCCAGGATCGAGCAATATTCGGCGTTGGCACACGCGTTCGTCGCGTCGCACCAGGCCGGTCCCGGCTGGGCCCGGCGGGCGCGGCGGGCGCGGCGGGCGCGGCGGGCGTGGATCGAACGCGTGAGCAATGATCCGAGGCCGGCATGCGATCGGACTGGCCGGTGACCTCCATCCGGCCGATGCCCAGCCAGCCCCCCATGATCTCCATCATGATCGCCAGCTCCAGCTCGAAGAAGATGGCGACCGCGTGCCTGCGGTCGACCTTCGAGCAAACCGCGTTGACGCCGCCCGACTCCATCGTCCTCGCCAGCCCGTTGTGCCGGCGGCGGGTGTCGCCGTGGGCCTTGGCCTCCATCGCCGCGTGGCCCCTGTCGAGGCTGATCGCGATCACGCTCACGAGGCCGCTCGGCCGCGGCGGTGAGGCGCCGCCCGTGTGGCGAGAGGTCTGGGCGGTGCGGCGAGACTGGCTCCGCGGATACGCCGCGGCGGCGCCGAGCACCGGAGCACCATCGTGAGCGGCCCTCCCACGCCGGCAGGGCCACGCGTGCTCGCGATCGCCTCGGGCGGCGGGCACTGGGTGCAGCTGCTGCGGCTGCGGCCGGCGTGGGAGGGCTGCCGCGTGACGTACGTGAGCGTCCGCCCGGGCTACGCCGACGACGTGCCGGGTGAGCGATTCAGGACCATCAACGACGCCACGCGGTGGGACAAGCTGGGCCTGGTGCAGATGGCCATCCGCCTCGCCTGGATCATGCTGCGCGTGCGGCCGCACGCCGTGGTCTCGACCGGCGCGGCTCCGGGCTATTTCGCCATCCGCCTGGGCAGGCTGCTCGGCGCCCGCACGATCTGGATCGACAGCATCGCCAACGTCGAGGAGATGTCGATGACCGGGCAGCTCGTCCGCCGGCACGCAACGCTCTGGCTGACGCAGTGGCCGCACCTGGCGAGCGCGGACGGCCCGGCGCACGAGGGATCGGTGCTGTGATCTTCGTGACGGTGGGCGCACAGATGGCCTTCGACCGCCTGGTGGAGGCCGTCGATGAGTGGGCGGGCGCGACCGGCCGCGGGGACGTCTTCGCCCAGATCGGCCCGACCGACCTGGAGCCCCGGCACGTGCCCTTCGAGCGTTTCCTCGAGCCGCCGGCGTTCCGGGCCAAGGCCGAGGCCGCCACGGTGATCGTCGCCCACGCGGGCATGGGCTCGATCCTGACGGCGCTGACCATGGGCACGCCGATCCTGGTCATGCCGAGGCGGGGCGATCTCCGCGAGACCCGCAACGACCACCAGGTCGCGACCGCGAGGCGGCTGGGCGAGATGGGCCGCGTCGCCGTCGCGATGGACGAGGCCGAGCTCCGCCGGCGGCTGGACGCCATCGACGAGCTGGCCGACGGCGGCCGCATCGGAGCCCACGCCGAGGACGCGCTGCTCCGGGCCATCCGAGCCGAGATTCTCGGGCGAACCTGAGCCCCCCGGCGATCGTCTGACGCGGGCGTTCCATACCGTTTCAAGACGGGTCGCGGAGGGGCCGACCGGGGTGTTGGGCTCGCCCCGTGGGCCGACGCTCGGGGCACGCCAACGGGAGAAAAGCCGAACATGGGCAGCAGCACACTTTCGGAATCGGCGGCCGGCGAGCTGCACGAGCGGATCCGCAGCAACGCGGCGCTGGTGGGCGTTATCGGCCTGGGCTACGTCGGACTGCCGCTGGCGTCAAGCTTGCACCAGGGCGGCCTGCCCGTGCTGGGCTTCGATGTCGATCCCGAGAAGATCGACGCGCTCGGCCGCGGCGAGAACTACCTCCGCCACCTCGGCGACCAGATGACCGCCGACCTCGCCGCCAGCGAGCGGTTCGCGGCCACCGCCGACTTCGCCCGGCTCGGCGAGGCCGACGCCGTCATCGTGTGCCTCCCCACGCCGCTGGGCCAGCACCACGAGCCCGACCTCAGCTACGTCGTGCAGGCGGGCGAGCAGATCGGCCGCACGCTGCGGGCGGGGCAGCTCATCCTGCTCGAGTCCACGACCTATCCCGGCACCACGCGGGGCGAGTTCCTCGAGGCGATCCAGAAGACCGCCGCCGATCGCGGCGTCGATCTCGTGTGCGGGCGGGACTACTTCGTGGCCTACTCCCCCGAGCGGGAGGACCCGGGCCGCACCAGCCACACGACGAGCACCATCCCCAAGCTGGTCGGCGGGCTGGACGAGGGCTCGACCGACCTGGCGATGGCGCTGTACGCCAAGGGCATCGAGAACCTGCACCGGGTCGACAGCGCCGAGATCGCCGAGGCCGCCAAGCTGCTCGAGAACATCTTCCGGGCGGTCAACATCGCGATGGTCAACGAGATGAAGCTCATCCTCACCAAGATGGGCATCGACGTGTGGAAGGTCATCGAGGCGGCCAGCACCAAGCCCTTCGGGTTCATGCCCTTCTTCCCCGGCCCGGGGCTGGGCGGCCACTGCATCCCGATCGATCCGTTCTACCTGACGTGGAAGGCCCGCGAGTTCGGCCACGTCACGCGGTTCATCGAGCTGGCGGGCGAGATCAACCACGCCATGCCGGCCTACGTCGTCGATCGCACCGCCACCGCCCTCAACCAGAAGGGCAAGCCGCTGCACGGCTCCAAGGTGCTGGTGCTGGGGCTGAGCTACAAGCCCGACGTCGACGACACACGTGAGAGCCCGTCCTTCGAGGTCATCGAGCTGCTCCGCGAGCGGGGCGCCACGGTCGACTACAGCGATCCGCACGTGCCGAGGACCGTGCCCGTCCGCAAGCACGACCTGCAGATGGAGTCGGTCGAGCTGACGCCGGGCGCGATCGCCTCGTACGATGCGGTGCTCGTCGTCACGAACCACGCCGCCTTCAACTATGCCGCCATCGCCGAGCACGCCGCACTCGTGGTCGATTCCCGCAACGCGATGGCCGACCACGAGGCCGCCCTGGGCGACCGGCTGGTGAAGGCCTAGCCCCGCACGCATGGACCGGTCGGCACCCGACCGCAGCAGCCCCATGAGCCAGACGGCCCCGGCACGCACGCTCGATGCAGCCCCCGCGGTCGATCGCGGCGACACCTCGCCCGCGGTCCGCACCTTCGACGGCGTTCTCTGCTTCGGCGGCGTCGACTGGTGGTACCACAACCGGGGCCACTACGACCTGCAGATGATGCGGGAGCTGAGCGCCTCGATGCCCGTGGTGTACGTCAACTCCATCGGCATGCGGGTGCCCAGGCCGGGCAAGGGCGGCATGTTCGCCAGGCGGGTGGCCCGCAAGCTGAAGAGCTTCAGCCGCGGGCTGGTCCGCGTCCGCGAGCGGTTCTGGGTGCTCAGCCCGGTGGTCGCGCCCGCGGGCCTCGGGGCGGGAGCGAACGCCGCCGCGCTGACGCTGCAGGTCCGCCGCGCCGCCCGCCGTGCGGGCATCGAGCGGCCGCTGGTCTGGGTCGCCTGCCCGCCCGCGGAGCCCGTGGTCGATCGGCTCGAGCCCGCCGGCGTGGTCTACCAGCGGACCGATCGCTTCGAGGAGTTCCGCGGCGTCGACCGGGCCCGCATCGCGGCGTTCGACGTGGCCCTCAAGGACCGCGCGGACGCCACGCTGTTCTGCTCGTCGTGGCTGATGGAACAGGAACGCGACCAGCCGCGGGCCGCCGTGTTCGTCGATCACGGCGTGGACGCCGATCGCTTCGAGGACGCCGGCAGCAGCGGCGACGGCCCCGCCGACACCGCCGCGCTGCCCCGGCCGCTGGTGGGCTTCGTGGGCGGCATCGACGCCCACACCTTCGATCCCGAGCTGTTCGTCGAAACGGCCCGTGCGCTGCCCGACGCGACGTTCATGCTGGTCGGCGCATGCTCGCTGCCCGAGGGCTGGTGCCCGCTGGACAACGTCCACCTGCTGGGCCAGCGGCCCTACGACGAGGTCGCCGGCTACATGGCGGCGGCCGACGCGCTCATCATGCCCTGGAACCAGAGCGAGTGGATCCGGGCGTGCAATCCGGTGAAGCTCAAGGAATACCTCGCCGTCGGCCGCCCGATCGTGAGCACGCCCTTCCCCGAGCTGGCCCGCTACGGGGAGCTGGTCCGGGTGGCGTCGACGCCCACCGAGTTCGCCGCGCAGATCCGGCGGGCGCTCGACGAGCCGCACGACGCGGCGCCGGGCCGCGACCTGGTGCGGGAACAGACGTGGACCGCCAAGGCCGACGCGGTGCTCGACGCCCTGGAGCTCCGCGGCCTGCAGCCGGAGGCGGCGCGATGACCGCCATCGGCACGGCACCCGCCGAGCACGATCGTCCAGCGGAACCGCGTCGCGGCCGCACCGTGGCGTGGCTGGCCGCGTTGCTGCCGCTGGCGGTGCTGGCGGCGCTGCCGGCGTGGCACAACATCGCGGGCCTGGCGACGCGGAGCGCCGAGTACTCGCACATGCTGCTGGTCCCGCCGCTGGCGGTCTTTCTGCTGTGGCAGCGTCGCAGCCGGCTGGCGGCCGCACCAGTTCGTGCGTCGATGCTCGGCGTCGCGATGGCGGCGCTGGGCGTGGCGATGGACTTCGCGGGCTTCGCGTCGCAGATCGATCTGCTCAGCCACCTGGGCATGGTGATGCTGCTGGTGGCCCCCGTGGTCGCGGTGCTGGGCTGGCGATGGCCCCTGGCGGCGCTGCCGGCCTTTGGCGTGCTGCTCTTCCTGATCCCCGTGCCCGGGCGGCTCCGCCAGCAGATCGCCCTGCCGCTGCAGGACGCCTCGGCCGGCATCACCCGCGTGCTGCTGGACATCTTCGGCGTGCCCGTGACGCAGGCGGGCAACGTGCTCCAGATCAACGGCGTGGACGTCGCCGTCGCCGAGGCGTGCAACGGCATGCGGATGGTGCTGGCGCTGGCGCTGGTGGCCTACGCCTTCGTCTTCACCGTCAACCTCAGGCCCTGGGCCAAGATCGCCGTGCTGGCCGCCAGCCCGCTCATCGCGGTGGTCGTCAACGTCGTCCGCCTCGTGCCCACGACGCTGTTCTACGGCTATGCGGACCGCGACGTCGCCGACGCCGCCCACGACATCAGCGGCTGGCTGGTGCTGGGCGTGGCGCTGGGCATCCTGTGGACGCTGCTCGCGTTGGCCCGGTGGCTCGAGCTGCCCATCGAGAATCGCGCATCGCATTCCACCGAACCTCGGAGCCCCGCCACGCGATAGGCACAGCACCATGCCGCGATCCGCCGCCCTCCATCTCGCCCCGCTGCTCACCGCCCTCGTGCTGGCGGGGATGGCCGCGTATTCGCTGGCGTCGATCGATGCGGGCGGCAGCTCGGAGGCCTACTTCGCCCGCGTGCGGACCGCCATCGACGATCTGCCGACCCGCATCGGGGGGTACATCGGCGAGGATCGACCCGCGCTGCCGGCGGCCGTCGAGATGCTCCGCCCCAACCGGCTGCTGCAGCGCGAGTACGTCGACCCGCTCTCGGGGCGGTCCTTCTCCGTGCTGATCGTCCACTGCGGCGACGTCCGCGACATGATGGGCCACTACCCCCCCATCTGCTACCCCAGCAACGGCTGGTCGGTGGACGAGGCGGAGGTCGGGGGCATCGCCCGCCCGGGCAACGCGGGTCCGATACCGGTGACCACCTACCGCGTCAGCCGGGATGCCGGCCGCGGCGGCACCCGGGCGGCGAAGACGGTCACCAACACCTTCGTGGTGCCCCGCCGCGACGATCCGCTGGGCCCCGACGACGCCACGCTCGATCGCGTCACGCGGACGCGGTGGAGTTCGGGGCTCGGGGCGGCCCAGATCCAGGTGATCACCGATGCAACGATGACCGAGGAAGAACGCGGGGAGATCGAGCGGCTGGTCGCCGCCGAGCTTGGTGGGGTGATCGCGGCGATCGCCTCGGTGGATCGCTCCGCGGGAGGGCGAGATCGGTGAGCCGGGATCGCGCCAGCCTGGACGTGTGGGACGACGACGACGCGTCGCCGGGTGGCTCGCATGCGCCCAACCCGCTGCTGCTGGTGCACCGGGCGCTCCGGGGCCGCTACGTGCTCGCGGGCGTCATCGGGCTGTGCCTGGCGGTCCCGGGCGCGCTCGCCGGGTACCGGGCGAAGGCGCCGGTCTACACGAGCACCGGGGTGGTTACCATCGACCCCAACCAGCCGGTGATCGTCAGCGCCAGCGAGGAGAACTCGACGATCCCCGCGTTCGACTCCTTCCTGAACTCGCAGTCCCGCATCATCCAGAGCCCGCGGATCCTGCAGAACGCCGCCGACGAGCTGGCCACGCAGGGCAAGTGGCCCGCGGGGCTGGAGGGCCGCGGCGCGCTGCAGTCGGCTCTGCAGGTGTCGGTGCCCCGCGGCAGCCGCGACATCGTGGTCAGCATCACCGACACGAATCCCACGCGGGCCCGCAACGCCGCCCAGGCGGTGCTGGCGACCTACATGGACATCGTGGTCAGCCAGCTGAACTCCGAAACCGAGCGGACCAACGCCTTCCGCGAGGAGCTGATGGCCGGCTACGAGGCCCAGCGCAACCGGCTGCTCGGCGAGGCGCAGCAGGCGATCGCCGAACGGGGCATCGCGGATCTCGACCAGCGGCGACGCTTCGTCCAGGAGCAGATCGAGAATCTCGACCGCGAGATCCAGGCGTTGCAGACCCAGCTTCCGCCCGAGGCCGCCGAGGGCGACGCCGCGGTGGACGACGGCCAGATCGATGATCCATCGGAGGACGTCGAGGCCGGCTCCGGGGTCACACCCGGCGACCAGCCGGTCGATTCGTCAATCCCGCAGCTCACCGTCGAGGACTACGCCCGCATCGACTCCCAACTCGCCGAATTGCTCGCCGAGCGGCGCAGCTCCGAGCGGCAGATCGAGCTGCTCTCCTCCCGCGTGGGGCCTTCGCACCGCGACCTGCTGATGGCCCGCGACGAATTCGATGCCGTCCAGGACCGCATCGACGCCCGCATCGAGATGCTGGGCGAGATCGGAATCGATCTGGCGACGGGCGTCGCGGGCGGTGGTGCGACGCTCGATCCCACCGAGCGACTCGCCGCCCTGCAGCAACAGCGCAACGCGCAGAGGGAGTCGGCCCGCGATCTCGGAACGCTCGCAATCAACGTCGAGAAGCTCCGCCAGCAGGCCGCCTTCGCCGACCAGCAGTACAACTCCGCCAAGGCGCTCGCCGAGACGGCCCGCATCCGGCAGGATGCCCGCATCCCGGGCCGCATCTTCATTTCGCAAGACGCCGCCCAGCCGCTGGGGCCCTCGAGGGACCGCCGCAAGCCGCTGGCGGCCCTGGGCGCCGCCGGCGGCATAGGGCTCTCGTTTGCGGCCTTCGCGGGCCTGGGCTTCCTGCGCCCCCGCTACCGCTATGTGGCCGACCTCGAGGACGAATCCCGCGCGCCGCCCGTGCTGGGCCTGGTGCCCATGGTCGAGGACGGCCGCATCGACCACGACGAGGCCGCACAGGCCGGCGTGCACCAGATCCGCAGCCTGCTGGAGTCCGACGACGCCGGGCCCCGCGGCCGGGTGGTGGTCATCACCAGCGCCACGGCCGCGGAGGGCAAGAGCACCCTGGCGGCCGCGATCGCGTCGTCGATGTCCCGCGCCGGCCGCCGGACGCTGCTGCTCGACGCCGACCTCGTGGGCCGAGGGCTCACGTCCAGGCTCGATGCCTCGGGCCTCGCGGGCCTGAGCGATCGGGTTTCCAACCCGAACGCCAATGGCGAGGTGCACGAGGTGCAGGGCCGCGAGAACCTCTTCCTCATGCCCGCGGGCTGCGTCGACGGATTCTGCGCCGAGCGGCTGTCGGGCAAGATCATGCAGGGCATCATCGAATCGCTCCGCGGACAATTCGAGACCATCGTGGTGGATACCGGGCCGATACTCGGCAGCCTCGAGGCCAACGCCGTGGTGCCCACGTGCGACCAGGTGGTGCTCGTGATCAGCCGGGGCCAGGACATCCGCCTGGTCAAGGCGGCGATCGATCGGCTCCGCCGCTTCGGCGCGAAGCACGTCGGCCTGGTATTCAATCGCGCGGCCCGGGTAGACATCGAGCGCAGCACGAGCGTCGCCTCGCTCAGCATCCGCTCGCGGATGGCGTCGCGGCAGGCGCAGGCGCCCTCGCTCTCCGCGGGGGCCTAACGCCGGGCGCGCGAGAATCGCCCGCAAAGAGACCGCCAGCAGCCACGGAGGTGCCCGGACATGCACAGGCGAACCAGGCGTCGGCTCATCGTCTTGGCCGTCATCGCCGCCGCGGGCGGCGCCGTGGGGGCCGGCGGCTACGTCGCGCTCAACATGCAGCGGGCCCGCATCGCCGAGCGATCGCTCGCCGACGGCATGGCGGCCTACCGGGACAAGGACTACACCAACGCCGTCCGCCAGCTGGGCACCCACTACCGCTACGACAAGCAGAACGTCGAGGCATTGCTGGCCTTCGCCGACGCCCGCCGCCGCGTGCCCGCCCCGAACGGCGCCCACCTGACGACGGCCGTCGCCATCGCCCAGCGGGCGCTGGTGCTCGACCCCGGCAACGCCGAGGCGCGGCGGACGCTGCTCGAGCTCTACGCCGAGATGGGCTTCAACAGCGAGTTGGTCGAGGTCGCCGGCGAGATGCTCGCAGAAGATCCGGCGGATGAGCAGGCCGCCCGGCTGCGGATCGCCGCGCTGCTATCCATGGGCCGCGACGCGCCCGCCCTCGATGCCGCCCGCCAGCTCCGCGACGCCCGGGGCGGCGACATCGATGGGCACGAGAGCGTCATCATCGTCATGAACCAGACCGGCGCCTCCACCGGCGAGCTGCGCACCTACCTCCAGCAAGAGGTCGCCCCCGAGCACGCCGGCACCGCGGGCTTCGCGGTGCTCGCCGCGGGCATCGAGAGCGACGGTGGTTCGCCGGGCAATGCCGGAGCCATCCTGCGGGAAGCCGCCGAGAGCCAACCCGAGTCGGGCGCCGCGGCCGCCACGCTGCTCGACGCCATCGAGCACATCGCCGCCATCCGCCGTGACTTCGAGCTGTACCAGTTCTCGGAGGAGCGGCTGTCGGCCTGGCTCGAGGATCCCGAGCTCGCGGGGGGGCTCTACGAGACGGCCGCGGGCCGTGCGTGGCGGCGGGGCGACGCCAGCGCCGCCCACGAGCTGGTGATGGTGGCGCAGGCCAACGGCAACCCAACACCCGGCGTGCTGGGCTGGGGCGCGCTGGCGGCGATCGACCTGCAGCTGGATGCCTCCGCCGTGCGCGAGCTTCTGGGCAACGCCGACACGCCGGAGGCCGCCTACTGGCGGCGGCTCGTCGATGCCTATGCCCTCGCGACCGACGGCCCCGAAGCCCGGAGCCTGCTGCCCGAGGGGGCCGAGCTGGTCAACGCCCGCGGCTCCGGTTCGGCGGCGATGTTCCACATCGCGCAGCTCGACGCCGCCGCGGGCCGCATGGCCCGGGCGATCGCACGGCTCGAGGTGCTCCAGACCCAGCCGGGCTGGCGACGGGCGCGTCTCGTGCTGGCACGGGCCTACCTCGCCCAGCAGCAGCCCGGCCGCGCACTGTCGCTCTTCTCGCTGGACCCCGAACTCCTCGGGCTGGCGGGGGCCGACGCGATCTTCGGCGATGCTCTCGCGAGCGCGGTCGAGGCCTCGCCCGACCCGTCGCAGTTCGACCCCTCGCTGCTCGAGCAGGAGCTGCAGCAGGCGCCCGACAGCGCCGTCGTGCTGGCGGCCTCCGCCCGCGTCGCCCTGGCCCAGGGCGAGATCGCGCGCGGCACCGATCTGATCGCCCGATTGCTCGAGGCCGACCCCCGCGGCGCGGCCGTGTCCATCGTCCGCCTCGCGCAGCCGCTGCGGACCATCGACGGGTCGCTGGCCGACCGGCTCATCGAGCACGTGGCCGGCAACGCCGACTCCCCGCAGGACGTGCAGGCGGCGGCCTTCGACTACGTGCTCCGAGGCCGGGCCGCCGACGCCCGCGCACTCATCGATCGCGTGGCCGCCCTGGGGCTCGAGGCCGACCCCATCGAGTGGGCGCTGGTGCGCCTCCGCATCGCGGATCTCGCGGGCACGCCCGAGGACCTGGCCCGCATTGCGGCGCTCTCCGAGCGGCACGCCGGCAGCCCCCGGGTCCAGCTCGCGGTGCTGGAGGGCGCCAACACCTGGACCGACCCGGCGCTGATCGCCGAGGCGATCCGGCGGCTCGAGGACGCGGACGGGCCGGCGCAGACCGAGGCGCTCGTGTTCAGCGCAAGGCTGCAGCTCGACCAGGACGACTCGCCCGAGGCCGCCGAAGCGGTCGCCGGTCTGCTCGCCCCGTACACGGGCACCCCAGCCGGCAAGCGGGACACCAACGCGATGCTCCTGGCCGCCGAGGCCTTCGAGCGGATGGGCGAGCCCGCCCGCGCCGTGGAAGCGCTGGCCTTCGCGGCCGATGGCGACGATCCCGCCCGGGCGCTGCCCGTGCTGATCGAGCGGCTGCAGGCGCGGGGCGCGCGCGAGGAAGCCGGACGCCGGCTGCAGCAGTTCCTGGCCCTCGGAGCGCTCGCCGAGCCCTCGCGGCGGGCGCTCATCGGCCTGCTGGGCCGCCAGGGCATGGTCGACGAGGCCCGGGCGCTCGCGGCCGAGCTGGCGAGCAGCGGACAGACCCGCGACATCCTCGCGGCGGGGATCGTGACGCGGCCGGCGTCGGGCGGCGCGCCGCTCTCGGGCGCCGAGGAGGCCGCCGTCGCCGCCGCCGCCACGCCCGGCGAGACGCTGCTGGCGGCGCGGCTGCTGGCGCGCGTCGAACGCCAGGAGGACTGCCTGCGGCTTGTGGCAACGCTGCCCGAACAGTCCGAGGCCGGCCAGCGGGCCTTGATCGCCGCCGACTTCCTCGAACGATTCGGCCGCACCGACGAGGCGATCCAGACCCTCGTGGCGCACGCCCGCAGCGATGGCGGCGTCGAGGCCTGGGTGCGGGCGGGCCTCCTCCTGGTGGGCAACGGCCGGCAGGACGAGGCTCGCACGATGCTGTCCGAGGCCCGCACGGCGCTGCCCGACGAGGCCTCGATCGGCGAACTGCTCGCCGCGCTCGAACCGGCGACCACGCCGACGCGGCGGCTCTCGCTCTTCACCGCCGCCGCCGGCCGACAGGACGCCGCCGCCCGGGGCATCGGCGAGCTGGGCGCCATCTGCGAGCGCTACAACGCCAACGAAATCGACCTGGCCGGATTCGCCGACGCCCTCGCGTCCCTGACGAATCGACGCGGGGACGTCTACCTGGCGTGGCGGCTCTTGGTGCAGGCCCGGCTCGAACTCGAGCAATTCCAGGCGGCCGCGGGCGCCGCCCGCCGCGCGGCGGCGGCGCTGCCCGGCGATCCGAGGCCCGCGGGGCAGGCGGCCCTGCTCTTCTACCAGATCGGCTCCCCGGACGACGCGGTCACGATGGCCCGCCAGTGGAAGGAGCGGGCCAGCGGCGACGCCGACCAGCTCCAGGCCGACATCATCATCGCGGGAAGCAGGCTCACGGCCGGGCAACCCGCCGAGGCGATCGCCCTGCTCGGCCCGCGTCGCGCGACGCTCGAAGCCAGGCCCGACGTCTACACGAGGGGCCTGCTCGTGCTCGCCGAGGCGCACGCGTCCGTCGGAGACATCGCCGTCACCGACGCCATCATGCGGCCGCTCGCCGAGGGCGAACCGTGGTGGGCCAACCGGCTCGTCTCGATGGCGCCGCTCGCGCTGCCCGCATCGGCCGCCACCCCGGTCGACGCCGACCGCGCTGGGGTCGCGCTGGGCTGGCTCCGCGACTTCGGCCCGGCCGTGGCCGAGGACGCCGCGGGAGCGCTCGTGCTCGCGTCGGCGTGGCTGCAATTCGTCGGCCGCGCCGCGGGTGACGAGCCCGAGGACCGGATCGGGTCGCTGCTGTCCGAGGTCCGCGGGACGAGCCGCGAGTCGTGGCAGCTCAACACGCTGGTTGCCCAGCTGCGAACGGACCAGGGCCGCTACGAAGA includes these proteins:
- a CDS encoding exosortase/archaeosortase family protein produces the protein MTAIGTAPAEHDRPAEPRRGRTVAWLAALLPLAVLAALPAWHNIAGLATRSAEYSHMLLVPPLAVFLLWQRRSRLAAAPVRASMLGVAMAALGVAMDFAGFASQIDLLSHLGMVMLLVAPVVAVLGWRWPLAALPAFGVLLFLIPVPGRLRQQIALPLQDASAGITRVLLDIFGVPVTQAGNVLQINGVDVAVAEACNGMRMVLALALVAYAFVFTVNLRPWAKIAVLAASPLIAVVVNVVRLVPTTLFYGYADRDVADAAHDISGWLVLGVALGILWTLLALARWLELPIENRASHSTEPRSPATR
- a CDS encoding phosphoribosyltransferase family protein, with amino-acid sequence MYYRSVADMNEVILRGLPRIPQEIDLVVGIPRSGLLAANMVSLYMNRPLTDLKGLEEGRLLGKGKRRIPGYDDIAIENAKRILVVDDCVSQGTEMNRAREYIRGLGLADKAIFLTVFSFPEHPEAADIVLQEIPRPMCFQWSFLHTRELAAFALDIDGLICRDATKEEDDDGERYLRFLEHADPLLLPTMPVGWLVTSRLEKYRPQTEAWMRRHNVEYDKLIMLDVPTKADRERPGFHAQYKADAYKAIDAKLFVESSAGLADEIARLSGKPAMCLTSNRVIGSPEMERREAAMLRRRHLIRRMRSRIKRTVLGRGRR
- a CDS encoding glycosyltransferase, with product MIFVTVGAQMAFDRLVEAVDEWAGATGRGDVFAQIGPTDLEPRHVPFERFLEPPAFRAKAEAATVIVAHAGMGSILTALTMGTPILVMPRRGDLRETRNDHQVATARRLGEMGRVAVAMDEAELRRRLDAIDELADGGRIGAHAEDALLRAIRAEILGRT
- a CDS encoding CatB-related O-acetyltransferase, yielding MIAAALRSARRMLLPSELRRQMAIRRMRREHGVHFSGVDGPVVIRRTTFARHCRLATPVHLQGCTLGQYSYVEPYCRITDTDIGAFVSIAPFGIIGPPSHPIDRVSTHPAFYLANDRLAYDFVETPSDPSAGERTRIGSDVWIGAHVVARRGVTIGHGAIIGAGAVVVRDVPPYAIAGGVPARVIRLRFDERTIERLLELEWWNKEPAWLREHASEFVRGPSALFDALGAGTGD
- a CDS encoding UDP-N-acetylglucosamine--LPS N-acetylglucosamine transferase, producing MSGPPTPAGPRVLAIASGGGHWVQLLRLRPAWEGCRVTYVSVRPGYADDVPGERFRTINDATRWDKLGLVQMAIRLAWIMLRVRPHAVVSTGAAPGYFAIRLGRLLGARTIWIDSIANVEEMSMTGQLVRRHATLWLTQWPHLASADGPAHEGSVL
- a CDS encoding nucleotide sugar dehydrogenase, whose protein sequence is MGSSTLSESAAGELHERIRSNAALVGVIGLGYVGLPLASSLHQGGLPVLGFDVDPEKIDALGRGENYLRHLGDQMTADLAASERFAATADFARLGEADAVIVCLPTPLGQHHEPDLSYVVQAGEQIGRTLRAGQLILLESTTYPGTTRGEFLEAIQKTAADRGVDLVCGRDYFVAYSPEREDPGRTSHTTSTIPKLVGGLDEGSTDLAMALYAKGIENLHRVDSAEIAEAAKLLENIFRAVNIAMVNEMKLILTKMGIDVWKVIEAASTKPFGFMPFFPGPGLGGHCIPIDPFYLTWKAREFGHVTRFIELAGEINHAMPAYVVDRTATALNQKGKPLHGSKVLVLGLSYKPDVDDTRESPSFEVIELLRERGATVDYSDPHVPRTVPVRKHDLQMESVELTPGAIASYDAVLVVTNHAAFNYAAIAEHAALVVDSRNAMADHEAALGDRLVKA
- a CDS encoding glycosyltransferase; its protein translation is MDRSAPDRSSPMSQTAPARTLDAAPAVDRGDTSPAVRTFDGVLCFGGVDWWYHNRGHYDLQMMRELSASMPVVYVNSIGMRVPRPGKGGMFARRVARKLKSFSRGLVRVRERFWVLSPVVAPAGLGAGANAAALTLQVRRAARRAGIERPLVWVACPPAEPVVDRLEPAGVVYQRTDRFEEFRGVDRARIAAFDVALKDRADATLFCSSWLMEQERDQPRAAVFVDHGVDADRFEDAGSSGDGPADTAALPRPLVGFVGGIDAHTFDPELFVETARALPDATFMLVGACSLPEGWCPLDNVHLLGQRPYDEVAGYMAAADALIMPWNQSEWIRACNPVKLKEYLAVGRPIVSTPFPELARYGELVRVASTPTEFAAQIRRALDEPHDAAPGRDLVREQTWTAKADAVLDALELRGLQPEAAR